ttatatttatatatagatagtatGATCGCGCTTTTGAATATACTTGATCCTACATAGCACTCCAGTTAATTTGAATCTATAATCAACTTCACTATACTTCCAATGCCTATACGACAGTTCTATCTCCTGGGGGAGCCAGTCTCCTCTGCGAGGGAGATTGAGATCGAGTCTTCTCTCGATATTGCGGGACTTCAGCATCTGATCGCTGCTCACTTCGCGATTGTCGAGCCTAGTGGTTAGTCACTATACCGTTTTCACCGTTTCTGTAACGATTTGCTCACACCAAACAGGCATCGGTTTCCAAGCCAACGACAACACGTTGAATGACATACCCGAAATCACTTCAAGCAACGGCCCGGTAGCAATCACAATCGACGGGAAAGAAGTCCGCGAACCACCTGGTCCCAAGGGTCTACCCATCGTTGGCAACTTCTTCGAAGTATACCCCGACCATCTAGGAAACCACCAACGTCTCTTCGAGCAATACGGCCCAATCATCAAGACCACTAGTCTCGGGCGTACAACATACCAAACCAACGATCCAGTCTTGTCATCCATTGTATTTGCTGAGTCTGATTTCTTCACCAAAAAGATCAACGAGGCACATCCCCTCTACGCACTTAAGCAGCCCAGCGCCGGTGTTTTCCTAGGCGACACCGAGACGCCAGAATGGAAGGTCGCGCACAAGTTCTTGCCTCCGGCTCTTGGCCCCAAGGCCGTCCGTCACTACGCGCCTACCATGCAGGAGACGGTCGAGGATGCCTTTAAGGTATTCGATGAGTTTGATAAGCAGGGCGAGGCGTGGAATGTTTACCAGTATATGTTGAAGCTGGGATCCCAGGCTGTTGGGAAACTTACGCTGGGTCTTGACTTTCAACATTTTACTTCTCCCGATGCTAATCTGCACGAGATGGTCAATCTGATTGCTGAGTTACTCTCGCTCAACAAGAAGGTCACGTCCAAGGGTGACTGGTACGCCAAGTTGCCTTTCGGGGACCCACAGAAACTCAAGCAGATCAAAGTGCGCATTATAGAGATGGTCGAGGAATCTATTCGGTCGGCTGAGCGGGGAGGTGTCGTCGACCTCCCTCTCCAGGATGCGGCATTGCAGGCTTCTAACATGGTCGGTAAGTAGATCTCTCTCTTTGCGGTAGAAACCACGTTGTTGTTCATTCCACTTACCATGCACAGATTATGCGGTACGTGCCACCGATAACAAAGGCGAGAAGCTACCGAAGACAAGTCTTGTCTGGGCTCTTACCGTCGCAACTGGGGCTGGCTTCACAACCACCAGTTCCCTTCTTTCATGGCTTATTTACGGTCTTGTCACGTATCCCGATATGCAAGAAAGGCTTCTACAGGAACTGATCGACCATGACATCGACGAGAATACCCAACTTACAGCCGACATCACCGACCGTCTTACCTTCCTCGACAAGTATATCAAGGAGACACAACGTCGCCACAACCCAAGTTTCCAGCCGGGTCGAACAGCAAAGGTTGACCTCATTTTGCCGGGAGGGTACAAAATTCCCCAGGACTCGGTTATTATTCCCGCACTGCACCACATCCACAACAACCCCGAACTCTGGGATAACCCTCAAAAGTTTAATCCCGATAGATGGGATAccgaggaggtgaagaataGACACAAGGCTGCGTACATACCTTTTGCCATGGGGCCGCGGATGTGTATTGGGTTCAACTTTGCCCTGCAGGAAATTAAGGTCTTCCTTCCTAAGCTGATTTACCGGTACAAGTTCACTCGCGAGGGAGATGGCCACATTGAGTACGACCCCATGTTCCAGTTGATTCGGCCGAATAACTTGTATGTTCGGGCAGAGAGGAGAGTTAAGTGGCCACCGAAGACGGAGAACTAAGCCTGTTCTCACCAGAGAACATAGACGGCAGCTATAAGGATGATAGATCGGCGTCATAtcttgtatgtatatagtcACATGTGTTTCTTCGATAGAATAGACAGCTTTGTTTTAGCTTCCTCGTTTGATTCTGAGCAGATAATATCGGTATATACTGTATCCTAATGATCAAAGGGGTTTAAACTGCCTTCATCCGAAGCTACCCCCTCAAATCATTGCACAGCTCAGCGGCAACAAAGCCATTCATACAAGAATGAAACTTTGAGACTTCGGGGAAGCATTGGCCCAGATGCGTAGAAAGGCTCGCCCGAGTGCGATACGGGTACTGACACCATCTCTGGTGTCAACAATCATCAGGTCGACCACCGAGCCGATGAAGTGAGATTGGAACTTCATGGGCACCCCTTCACAGTCATAGCAGCAGACCTCGTTGACCTCATGACCATCAAAGCCCGTAAGACAAATAGCCCCAAGCGAAAGAGCCAAAGCATCGAAGAAAATCTCGGGGCTCGGATTTTGAAGATCAAAGAGCCTCCCATAGGCTATTGTCCTCGGGAATAACCAGCCTATAGAATCACCCAACTCAGTCTGCAGCTCCATAGTTCCATTAGGGAAGTATCCACGCGATTGATGTGACAACACTGCTCGGACGCGTAGAGACTGGGTGTAAATATAAGCCATACCAGCTTTTCCTATGTGTTCAAATCTTTTGGAGATATGATTGATTAGGAGATCGTGCTGCGCGTGATCGGGATGGAGTAAAACAAGCGCGTCGTTGAAAAAGTCATCGTATGATGGCCAGAGTTTGTGAAGCAATTCATCATACTGCTTCCATGTCCGGTCGGTTTCTAACTCGGGGTGGGGATCGCCTGGGTAACATCCAGCTTTGTATGCCATCACTGCAGAGAGCAGAGTACTAGATCTTGTTAGAAAAGATGGACCACTCCCTCCAGACTGATATCGAATGATCCGGGGCTTCCCAGTGTCGACGTCTGGAACCGCCCACATGGCCAATGGCCCAGCAAAATGATCTTTCAATCTAAGGATGGCTCCAGATTTAGGATACAGCAACTCAACCTCGCCTTGTGTTGCTGCCCATGACCATGACGGGAATATATTCTGTCGTCCATCTCTAGGAAAGTATTGGCCACTCTGAGTCCTCCAAGGCAATGCCACGTAGAAGCCGCTGAACGGTAGGCCAAAGAATACTCGGGACCGAACATTGTATGCAGGATACCCGGAAAAGCGTATAAGATATCTGATTGGAACGTTAGTTCTCTTTTTGTGTAGGCCTCGAACGGTAATTCTCATGAGGTTGCAAGAATTCACCGAGGACAGGGACTTCACCATCAGacaattcttttctttatcaaTCACCAATTCAATCACGACTCTATACTTTGGACCCAAGAATCTAATATCCAGAAATACAAACAAGTCTACAGTGAAATCCGGTTCAATCTTACGGTCCAAGTGAACGGGCTGCACCAACATACGGCACATCTCGCAATACAGCGACCGTTTTCGCAGCTCACCAACAGTACCAAGTTGAAACTGCAAGcaccgaggatgagatggattCTCCGACAAGAATGGCCCAAGATAACATCGTACGATATGCCTCAGCCTCAGATGTCTGCACACCATACAGAGTGACCCCGCACATGTACTTGGACAGGTGGGACACTCCGAATGAAAAAGCCTTGAACGTGCTCCCGGGGACCAGGCCTTTATTTTTGAAACGTATCTCTTTTCTATCGAACCATTGTTGAGCCCATCTGTGACGGCCGAAGTCTCGCGCCAATACATCGGCAGACCCCATCAAGCTTGCACAGGGTGAACATGGTTCATCTTGGGGTGAATTGGACTCATGGAACGGGTTATGAGCCTGACGGCTCATTTGTCTCATGTTCCGGCTGTTAGCAGATTTCGATGCAGATTATATAGAGAAAAGCAGTaattgatgagaagaaataaGCTTAAGACAGAGCGTACGGTTTATTGCAATGGGTGGGGTGCAGAAGCCTCTATTCCATCCCGCGGGGGTGCCCACATACCGTGACCTCTTCCGGACTGCATGGTCTTAACCTCCTACTACTTGACCTTGATATTCTGGAGCCCACCACAAAACGACTCTATAGGATTGTGGTGTAGTACTACCTTTCTTGTATTTGAATTGGTTATGCATACGGAAGTTATATGTATACGTTTGACAATGCTATGAAGGTACTCAGTTGAGATGTCTAGACTAGTATGTGTACAAGTCTACTGCATATAGCACTATCACCAAAGCATTAACACACAATGGAACGACATtatgaaagagaaaagaaaaccaatcTATGGTTCTGTCATTTACATATCTATTATATTCTACATGCGGCTTaaagcttggccttctcgGTCTGGGCGGCCAGGTCGGGCATCAGCAGATCCCGCAGGTCTGAGGCAGCCTCGTTCAAGTAGTAGCTCATGCGCTCAGCGCCGATGCGCTTGCAGACGATGTTGAAGTTGAGGCTGTACCAAACAGATTAGCATGCGGTGGTCAAATGGGGGAACCTGCTTGAAAGACTCACCTGTTCTCGTTGATCATGTATGCAATACCGAATCCATCGTCGATCACCTGACTCCATCCGTATCCGTTGAAGAATTCCGAACTCAGCTGGCTGGTCGAGAGGTACCACGAGCTGCTGTAGCTGTATGCCGGGTCCTCGTACAAGGCCGGCAGCTTCTCACCCTCCTTGAGCACCTTCTTTAAACCAAACAGGTGGCGGTCGACACCGCGACCATCACTAGCCTCCGCGGTGTACTTGGAGTGGGAGGCCAGGGCGGTGCGGAAGAGGCGCACAACCTCCTCCCGGGGCACTGAGGGGTCGCTCTGGGCCTTGCAGAAGGCCACACTGTCGTCGGAAACGCTACGGATAGTCTCGGTACGGCCCTCCTGGAACTTACGAGTCGAAGCAGATTCGTAGGTCGGGCGGTTCTTGCCGTACATCTTGAAGTAGGCAAGCTGGATGATCATCTGCACATACGCATCCGGGCTGCACTTGAACTTCTTGATGAGACCCTTGCCGTAGCCCTGGTAGGCCTGCACCTTCAGCTCGTGTGCACTAATCTGCTGGCGGTGCTCCTTGGTGGCGGCGTCAATCGCCTCCAACACCTCGTCATTCAAGTGGAAGTTGATGGGACGGGGATCGGACAGGCCAGAGCGGACGGGCTGCTCCGAAAGGTCgattttgttgttgaagatgagattgTTCAGGTGGTCGTTGAGACGGCTGGTGGGGCTGCCATCCATCATGCTGTGTTCACCCATGAAACCAGCGGTACCGTTGTCGTTGATAATGAACTGCAAAGGCTTGTCGTACCAGCGGTTGGCGCCATCGCCGTGCCAGTACTGGCGAGCCCGCTCCTCCAGGGTGACGGGGGTGGCATCGTCAAGACAGATCAGGAAGCCGCTAGACTCAATGTCACGCAGGGCCTGCTCGTTGGCCGGGTGGGCCGCAAGCAACTTCTTCCGGGCATCCGTCCAGAGGTCACGGTTCGCCGCGGTCAATGTACCGACGGCGGGCGACTTCTGGGCAATCTGGTAGATGCGCTCGAactgcttctccagctccgaCACGTTCAACGGCTTACCGTCTACGACCAGAGGCACCTTGAAGAACTGGTTCTTGCGCACAACCACAATGTGCTGGTTCTCCTTAGCGGGGAACTTCTGAGGATAATCCGCACCGTCGGCGGGAATGCGGCAGCAATTGAACATGTACTCGAACGAGCTCATCGCGATGGGCGCGGCGCGCATGTATTCTGGCTCCAGGGAGCCATCGTCCACCTGGCGTTTGAACTCGAGAGCCGCGGTCGCGACAGATGCGGCACGCTTGGCGGGGTTCCGACGAGCGCGGTCGTCCTTGTATGAGTAGAAGTAGGAAACGTAGGGAACCACCGGGTCGCGATAACCCAGGTATGCGGCGTGGTTCCACCATTCAGTAAGCCAGTTCTTATTTTTGGGGTCCGCAGCACGGGCCAGAAGTCTTTCCTGCAGAGTTTGACCCTCGCCACCAGGGCGAACGAAGGCTTCCACGGCCTTCTTGGTGTTCTCATATTCGGCTTCGGAAACCACCGCATGGACCGATTTCAGGTAGCGGCGGGCGGTTTCTTCAAGAGTGGGGACGGGCAAGCGAGGAAGGGAATCTTCAAATCTGAGCATCTTGCCCTTAGAGAGGTCTTCTACGTAGCCTTAACGATGTTAGAACCAAACGCATGAGACTGCCACATTTTGGAAATTCTCAACAATATGAACGTGGGGCATGTGATTGAACTCACCCTCCGGGACAGACGAAGCCTTACGCCGAGGAGCCATAGTTGGTGCCTACATATGCCAGTTAACATGCCATTCGAATCCAATTCAGGGGCGTAGAAATGAGGTCAATTGCGCGAGCCATACCACAGCAGATCTAGCAAGAAGAGAGTTGGTAGGAGAGAGACGGGGCCGCGAAAGTGTGGAGAGACGGCTTCGAGCAGAAGCCGTAAACATCCCTCTGGACTGTGACGAGTGTCTAGTAGGGAAAGGGTGTGAGGTGGAAAGCTGAGTAGATTAGAgaattgaggatgttgaagcgACCGAGACTGGGCAGAATAGTTTAAagtagagaaagaaaaggaaacaggTGAACAggagcaagaaaacaacctCGGTTGGAAGGAGAAGTGTTTCGGCCGACCTTGGGGGGCGGTATGATACGGTACCACTAGGCCCTTTTAGTGGGGAGGGGCAGGCGAGCTCTACGGAGTTCTCCGTAATTTGAGGGGTAATACGGAAACCGGAGCGCGGAGCACGGAGCGCGGCGTATTGTAAGCGTGTCGACGTAATTCCCCCAGACTTTCCTTGGGCCTCGGCACATGATCCATGTCCGACTCACGGCACGACACACCGGTCAACCTCGAGATATTGAGTATATGCCTCCGGAGCCCTAATCGAACGAGAATAGACCCCTGATTCGACGCTGGACGCCAAGAAGCATTCCACTCGCATGGAAGTGGCTCTCCAGTGTCCACTTCATCAGAATTCGTATCCcgtgatatatatactcCCCATGGAGTATACATAAAATCTTCCCGTTAACATGTGGGGTGACCTGCCGACATCCCCATAATCATGTTCCCTGAGGACACATGCCCATGAATAACTCATTAAGCTACCTACATAGAACCTCCCTTCATCCGTCCCGCTGATCCGATCTTGTCACCTGCCAACGGTCAGATGAACCTTGACGGTGAATGACGTCTGATTGGCGCAGGCGGCGGAAGGACGGGCGGGAAGTTTAATAAGAGTACCTACTATAATACTGGCATGGATGGGCATCTCTCGGACGAAGCAGTATATTGCAATTGATTCGTAATCGTAGCTTGGACACATTAAATTGTATTAAATCCATTAactcaaagaaacaagataCGTAGACAGGTAAATCATAGGAATGATCAATTTGCTCCACGCCTCGCTAGAACAACATATACATCTAAAAGCCATGAACACAAAACAGAAACGATAGGAAACGCCCACCCAAACCTGAAAATTAATCGGtagacaaaagcaaaagaaaagatgcaCAAAGCATGAACACTCATTACAATATCATGATACCGTCTGGACCGGTGCAGCCGGCTGGGGTTCTTGACTCTCCATGaccttcgtcttctgtcGTGTGATCTGAATGCCGTTGCGGAGGTGCTCCAATTTTAACACGCCAGGACCTGTGCAGATCCGACCGGTCTGCATCATGTTGCGGAGCCGTTTTCGTCGTGCTTCTCCACCACGCTCCTCGCCTCGACCAACG
The sequence above is a segment of the Aspergillus oryzae RIB40 DNA, chromosome 3 genome. Coding sequences within it:
- a CDS encoding cytochrome P450 (cytochrome P450 CYP4/CYP19/CYP26 subfamilies) → MTQLRIVEVGSRNSEGIDKDFSDSKVREPPGPKGLPIVGNFFEVYPDHLGNHQRLFEQYGPIIKTTSLGRTTYQTNDPVLSSIVFAESDFFTKKINEAHPLYALKQPSAGVFLGDTETPEWKVAHKFLPPALGPKAVRHYAPTMQETVEDAFKVFDEFDKQGEAWNVYQYMLKLGSQAVGKLTLGLDFQHFTSPDANLHEMVNLIAELLSLNKKVTSKGDWYAKLPFGDPQKLKQIKVRIIEMVEESIRSAERGGVVDLPLQDAALQASNMVDYAVRATDNKGEKLPKTSLVWALTVATGAGFTTTSSLLSWLIYGLVTYPDMQERLLQELIDHDIDENTQLTADITDRLTFLDKYIKETQRRHNPSFQPGRTAKVDLILPGGYKIPQDSVIIPALHHIHNNPELWDNPQKFNPDRWDTEEVKNRHKAAYIPFAMGPRMCIGFNFALQEIKVFLPKLIYRYKFTREGDGHIEYDPMFQLIRPNNLYVRAERRVKWPPKTEN
- a CDS encoding uncharacterized protein (predicted protein) — protein: MCRMLVQPVHLDRKIEPDFTVDLFVFLDIRFLGPKYRVVIELVIDKEKNCLMVKSLSSVNSCNLMRITVRGLHKKRTNVPIRYLIRFSGYPAYNVRSRVFFGLPFSGFYVALPWRTQSGQYFPRDGRQNIFPSWSWAATQGEVELLYPKSGAILRLKDHFAGPLAMWAVPDVDTGKPRIIRYQSGGSGPSFLTRSSTLLSAVMAYKAGCYPGDPHPELETDRTWKQYDELLHKLWPSYDDFFNDALVLLHPDHAQHDLLINHISKRFEHIGKAGMAYIYTQSLRVRAVLSHQSRGYFPNGTMELQTELGDSIGWLFPRTIAYGRLFDLQNPSPEIFFDALALSLGAICLTGFDGHEVNEVCCYDCEGVPMKFQSHFIGSVVDLMIVDTRDGVSTRIALGRAFLRIWANASPKSQSFILV
- a CDS encoding carnitine O-acetyltransferase CAT2 (carnitine O-acyltransferase CRAT) yields the protein MAPRRKASSVPEGYVEDLSKGKMLRFEDSLPRLPVPTLEETARRYLKSVHAVVSEAEYENTKKAVEAFVRPGGEGQTLQERLLARAADPKNKNWLTEWWNHAAYLGYRDPVVPYVSYFYSYKDDRARRNPAKRAASVATAALEFKRQVDDGSLEPEYMRAAPIAMSSFEYMFNCCRIPADGADYPQKFPAKENQHIVVVRKNQFFKVPLVVDGKPLNVSELEKQFERIYQIAQKSPAVGTLTAANRDLWTDARKKLLAAHPANEQALRDIESSGFLICLDDATPVTLEERARQYWHGDGANRWYDKPLQFIINDNGTAGFMGEHSMMDGSPTSRLNDHLNNLIFNNKIDLSEQPVRSGLSDPRPINFHLNDEVLEAIDAATKEHRQQISAHELKVQAYQGYGKGLIKKFKCSPDAYVQMIIQLAYFKMYGKNRPTYESASTRKFQEGRTETIRSVSDDSVAFCKAQSDPSVPREEVVRLFRTALASHSKYTAEASDGRGVDRHLFGLKKVLKEGEKLPALYEDPAYSYSSSWYLSTSQLSSEFFNGYGWSQVIDDGFGIAYMINENSLNFNIVCKRIGAERMSYYLNEAASDLRDLLMPDLAAQTEKAKL